In Pygocentrus nattereri isolate fPygNat1 chromosome 3, fPygNat1.pri, whole genome shotgun sequence, the DNA window TCAACAATTCAACAGTGGTTTTGAAAACATAGTGTGTTtactagactagactagaccTGTCAGTTTTTAGGGACATAATAGAGAGGTTTGATGTTTGAAGGCACAGTGTGTCAACATATTTTCATCTGTCTCAATAATAAATCACAAGCTCAAGCTGAGTAGGAAGCAAAAGTGCTCCTTTTCTGCTTCATAAAGATTCAGCACTGTGTGTTCTCTCAAAAGTATTctaagaggaaaacactcagaaaCAGACATTGCATTGATGAAAATCCAGCACGGAAATGCTCCTCACATTGACTCGAATGTGTTCCATATACCAATATAAATCACTCACTTCATAATGATTCTATTTGATTTCTCTTGGAAATGATTGCGTATATCATGAGATCTCAGCAATAAATCTCTGAATTTAGACACTCTGACTATGTTGGTATAGCACTTTGTGAAAGTCAGCGCGCACTTGATTAAATGAATTCCCAGTCTAAACAGCCACCATGTACAggttattctttttattttgtaggTTGATTAGATAAAAGCTAATGCACTTGTCTGGGAATGGGAGAAGGTTAAAAGAAaacagggtaaaaaaaaatttgagttaaaaaattatttaaaaattgcaCTCCTAGCACCTGTGTAAggtctggtagaccaccaaaactgtcattgtcagataaacagtacttaatgCTTTCATCTTCGAGAGAGTGGAGAAgatcttgcttcagatctgaaaactcTACAGGTGttgaaaaaagaaactgaaaaaaggaaacagacagaagagaagaataCTAAAACTGGACCTCTGAAATCAGGAGTAAGGTTTTACAGACCGATGAGTCTAAATTTAGGTTTAACTGGATCATAAGAAGCATAAAAAGTTTTAAGACTAAACTTGGGAgttgtgaaaaaatatccctgcagatttctttgaaaagccaAAAGCAAGTCTCAACAAAAAGAATGGTAGCTGTAATAAAGATAGGTTGGGCACAgtataaactgaaaaaagaatcatatttagttgttgaggcttctgtgtaatgttctgtttaatgtatgttgtctgctttttcctgacattaaaaaatgaataacttgtactaacTTGACTTGACTAACTTGAATTAAATGAATCAAGAgaggtctctgatttttgcttaATATGTGTGACTGAGAATTATTTTTACAAGTACACAAATGAGACCAGAGAAACAGTATTTGAAAATATAAGTAATACCTGAGATATTTTATGCTTGTCCTGAgcattttattttggctgtgaAATTAGCACATAATTTATTGAATCAGAATAGATTATAATTCAGtatatttcaaaatgaatgcaGTTGAATAACTATCTTCAGATAGATGCATCACAGTGCATAGATCTTTTTAGCTCCATCATTTAAGATGGTCTCAGAACTGCTCGCAAAGCAGGCAGTTGCAGTGTTTACTCACCAGTCGTCTCTGGTTGCTGAGGCAGAAGGTGCAGATCTGTCTGGGTTGGGAGTTCTCAGAGTCTGGGCTGGGGGCTGTGGGTTTGTGGGAGTTGTGGAGGTGGTTGTGTAGGGCAGCTGGGCTCCTGTGACATGGCTGCCCATCACCACATGACTCGCCCaccaacagcacattctccagaTGCGAAATGTAGCTGGAAGCCAGCCGCAGCGTCTCAATCTTAGACAGCTTACGGTCAGCTGGTTCGGTGGGTATGAGTGTCCGCAGGGCTGTGAAGGCCATGTTGACGCTATTGGTACGGTCCCGT includes these proteins:
- the scxb gene encoding basic helix-loop-helix transcription factor scleraxis; the protein is MMSFTMVRPSPARFLYSEISMLSEDDENGSESSGSDDKSSCLSSPGYGPIKAASRKRKYSCRPAAVSTDLCAPISETRQRNAANARERDRTNSVNMAFTALRTLIPTEPADRKLSKIETLRLASSYISHLENVLLVGESCGDGQPCHRSPAALHNHLHNSHKPTAPSPDSENSQPRQICTFCLSNQRRLNKDRERKTAIRS